DNA from Devosia yakushimensis:
CTATCTGAAGCTTCTCTCCGATATTCTCGAACACGGCACGGACAAGTCCGACCGGACCGGCACCGGTACGCGGAGCTTGTTCGGCTATCAGATGCGGTTTGACCTGGCGCAGGGCTTTCCCCTGCTGACCACCAAGAAGCTGCATCGCAAGTCGATCATCTATGAGCTGTTGTGGTTCATTCGCGGCGAGACCAATGTGCGCTGGCTGCAGGAGCGCGGCGTCAAGATCTGGGACGAATGGGCCGACGAGAATGGCGATCTCGGCCCGGTCTATGGTTCGCAGTGGCGGAGCTGGCCGGCGCCGGATGGGCGGAAAATCGACCAGATCGCCAATGTGATCCACTCGATCAAGACCAAGCCGGATTCGCGGCGGCATATCGTTTCGGCCTGGAACCCGGCCGAGGTGGATGAGATGGCGCTGCCGCCATGCCACTGCCTGTTCCAGTTCTACGTGGCCAATGGCAAGCTGAGTTGCCAGCTCTATCAGCGCTCGGCCGATACTTTCCTCGGCGTGCCCTTCAACATCGCTTCATATGCCTTGTTTACGCATATGATGGCGCAGGTGACAGGGCTGGAAGTGGGCGATTTCGTCCATAGCTTCGGCGATGTGCATCTCTATTCGAACCATTTCGAACAGGCCAGGGAGCAGTTGTCACGGGAACCAAGGCCCTTGCCGGTGCTCAAGGTCAATCCGGAGGTGAAACGGCTGGAGGACTTCGTGTTCGAGGACTTCGAGTTCATCGGCTACGATCCCCATCCGCATATCAAGGCGCCGGTGGCGGTGTGAGCCGGTCGCTGTCGGAGCTTGGCGATCTGGTCGCGCGGGTTTCCGATATCTATGCGGAACGCAACAGCATTGCCCGGGACGACGACTGGTACCTGCTCAAGTTGCAGGAGGAGCTGGGCGAACTCACCGCCGAGCATCTCAAGAGCACCGGACGCGGCCGTCTCAAGGGCGCGACACAAAAAATCGTGCAGCAGGCCAAGGAAGATGAAGCGGCGGACGTCTTAGCCATGCTGCTGCTGTTTGCGCGCCAGAACGGTATCGATCTCGATGCGGCGCTGGAACGCAAATGGTTCAGCCATCTGCCCGGGTGATGCTGAAGCATCCATTCTGGGGTAGAAAGCAATTCATTGCCTCATCCGCTCCAAGAGAGTCCGGAAAAGGCGCTAACCCGTTACGCCAATGTGCGTTTTTGGAGTGTTGGAACATGAGGGTGTTCTCGGGACTGGTCTGCCTGCTTGCGGCTTCCGTGGCCTTGCCGGCCGTGGCCAACGATACCGCGGTGCAATTGAGCACGGGCGGGCTGGAATTCGTCATCAACGAAGACATCACGATGCTCAGCGAGGAGCTGTTCATCTCGAGCGAAGAAATTCGCGTCATCTACGAATTCCAGAACAATACCAGCAGCGACCAGAATGTGCTGGTGGCCTTTCCCATGCCCGATATCGTGCCGGACTGGTGGTCGCCCACGGTGTTTCCGCAGGGGCCGGCCGACAATCTCTTCAATTTCGAGACCACGTTCGACGGCCAGCCGGTGGATGCGGTGCTGCACGAATATGCCTTTACGGCCGGCGTCGATCGCTCGGACTATCTTCGCGACAAGGGGGTCCCGCTGGTTTCCTTCACCGACGACACGCGCACGGTTACCGACGGCCTGGATGACGCCACCAAGGCCGAAATGCTGCATCTGGGCCTGCTCGTTCCCGATATCTACGATGTGGGCCAGGGCGAAGAGACCCACCTTTTCCCGATCTGGACCTACCGCGCGACCTATACCTGGGAAGCCAATTTCCCCGCCGGCAAGACGGTCAAGGTCGAGCACCGCTATAAGCCCAGCGTGGGCGGCACGACGGGCGTGACCTTCATGAGCGAACCCTATGACGGGTACGATCCGGCCGCCGAATACCGGACGCGCTATTGCACGGACGATGCTTTCATCAATGCCGTGCGCAAGACGGTCAAGGCCGGGGACGATCCCTGGGCGGCGCCGTTCTTCGAGAGCTGGATTTCCTACATCCTGACCACGGGCGGCAATTGGGCCGGTGGCTATATTCCCAAGTTCCGCCTGGTGGTGGACAAGGGCGACGAAGCCAATCTGGTCTCGTTCTGTGGTGACAATATCAAGAAGATCGGGCCGACGACCTTTGAAATGGTGGCAACCGATTTCTATCCGGAAAAGGAAGTCGACATCCTGATCCTGGAACATCACGACGAGGAATACTGAGCGTGACCCTGACTATCCGTCCCGCGGTCGCGGCCGATGCCGCGACCATTGCCGGCTTCGTGCGGGCGCTCGCCATTTATGAGAAGCTCGAACACGAAGTGAAGGCCACCGAGGCCGATGTGGTGCGTGATCTGTTTGGCGCCGATCCCAAGGTATTCTGCGAGATTGCCGAATGGGAGGGCGCACCGGTGGGCTTTGCGCTCTGGTTCTATACCTATTCCACCTTCCAGGGCCGGCACGGCATCTGGCTGGAGGATATTTTTGTCGACCCGGCCATGCGCGGCAAGGGGATCGGCAAGGCCTTGCTGGTCAATCTGGCCCAGCGCTGCGTTGCCGAGGAGCTGGGCCGGTTTGAGTGGTGGGTGCTCAACTGGAACGAGCCGTCCATCGACTTCTACAAGTCGCAGGGCGGGGTCATGCAGGATGAGTGGACCAAGGTGCGCATCGATGGCGCGGCGCTGGCAAAGCTGGGGGCGGCGTGAGCATCAAGATCGCCATGATTGCCGCCGTTGCGGAAAACGGCGTTATCGGTAATGGCCAGACCATTCCCTGGCGCATTCCTTCCGACTTCGCCTTTTTCAAGCGGACCACCATGGGCAAGCCCATGATCATGGGGCGCAAGCAATTCGAGACCGTCGGTAAGCCGCTGCCGGGCCGCACCAATATCGTGGTGACGCGCCAGGCCGGCTATCAGCCCGAGGGCGTGGTGGTGGTTTCAAGCCTTGATGCGGCACTCGAAACGGCGCGAAAAATTGCGGCGGAAGACGGTGTTGACGAAATCATGATCATCGGCGGCGGCGATATTTACACCCAGCTTATGCCTCTGGTCGACCGGCTTTACATCAGCCATGTCGATCTGGCGCCGTCTGGCGATGTCCATTTTCCGGCGATCAGCCCCGCAGACTGGGCAATTGTGGATGAACCGGAAGTGGTGCCGAGCGGCAAGGATGAGGCAAGCTACCGCGTCAATGTGTACGAGCGGCATAAGGGAAGCGCGCATTGATCGGGTGACGCGCTTGCCTATATATGTCGACGACGAAACAAACATGTCCTGAAAGGAATGCGATGCCGTGGGAGAGTAACGGAGGCGGGGGTGGCCGCAACAATAATGGCGGCCCCTGGGGGCAGGCGCCCGGTGGTGGCGGCGGCCCGCGCCGGCCAGGAGGTGGCAATACGCCGAAC
Protein-coding regions in this window:
- a CDS encoding GNAT family N-acetyltransferase, with protein sequence MTLTIRPAVAADAATIAGFVRALAIYEKLEHEVKATEADVVRDLFGADPKVFCEIAEWEGAPVGFALWFYTYSTFQGRHGIWLEDIFVDPAMRGKGIGKALLVNLAQRCVAEELGRFEWWVLNWNEPSIDFYKSQGGVMQDEWTKVRIDGAALAKLGAA
- a CDS encoding dihydrofolate reductase, which gives rise to MSIKIAMIAAVAENGVIGNGQTIPWRIPSDFAFFKRTTMGKPMIMGRKQFETVGKPLPGRTNIVVTRQAGYQPEGVVVVSSLDAALETARKIAAEDGVDEIMIIGGGDIYTQLMPLVDRLYISHVDLAPSGDVHFPAISPADWAIVDEPEVVPSGKDEASYRVNVYERHKGSAH
- a CDS encoding DUF4424 domain-containing protein — translated: MRVFSGLVCLLAASVALPAVANDTAVQLSTGGLEFVINEDITMLSEELFISSEEIRVIYEFQNNTSSDQNVLVAFPMPDIVPDWWSPTVFPQGPADNLFNFETTFDGQPVDAVLHEYAFTAGVDRSDYLRDKGVPLVSFTDDTRTVTDGLDDATKAEMLHLGLLVPDIYDVGQGEETHLFPIWTYRATYTWEANFPAGKTVKVEHRYKPSVGGTTGVTFMSEPYDGYDPAAEYRTRYCTDDAFINAVRKTVKAGDDPWAAPFFESWISYILTTGGNWAGGYIPKFRLVVDKGDEANLVSFCGDNIKKIGPTTFEMVATDFYPEKEVDILILEHHDEEY
- a CDS encoding phosphoribosyl-ATP pyrophosphohydrolase, encoding MSRSLSELGDLVARVSDIYAERNSIARDDDWYLLKLQEELGELTAEHLKSTGRGRLKGATQKIVQQAKEDEAADVLAMLLLFARQNGIDLDAALERKWFSHLPG
- a CDS encoding thymidylate synthase, with the translated sequence MQPYLKLLSDILEHGTDKSDRTGTGTRSLFGYQMRFDLAQGFPLLTTKKLHRKSIIYELLWFIRGETNVRWLQERGVKIWDEWADENGDLGPVYGSQWRSWPAPDGRKIDQIANVIHSIKTKPDSRRHIVSAWNPAEVDEMALPPCHCLFQFYVANGKLSCQLYQRSADTFLGVPFNIASYALFTHMMAQVTGLEVGDFVHSFGDVHLYSNHFEQAREQLSREPRPLPVLKVNPEVKRLEDFVFEDFEFIGYDPHPHIKAPVAV